In the genome of Lacerta agilis isolate rLacAgi1 chromosome 2, rLacAgi1.pri, whole genome shotgun sequence, one region contains:
- the LOC117042413 gene encoding E3 ubiquitin-protein ligase TRIM11-like, with the protein MADERYRKRIRKEVTCSVCLEYFTRPVELGCRHNFCERCILRCWEESGEETRCPECRKSVEKDFKRNRLLTNMVGIMSEWDHSEEREAQRRRSECQRHQKTLDLYCRDDEVLFCRECDASQGHSGHRVIPVAEAVQDYKDQLFKCLETLNEEKAKIEANKARTSSESDFLVKKVMYDRRKMKGELKQLRSFLGKWENQQLKEMEEVETQIVTKTHDQLAKLSRELCSLQSVIQELEEKLQQPPSELLQDIRTTLHRHEGRQTFEAPNIFPPELLWKVWDFRDINSFLEAVVEQFKASVTLDPATAHPHLTLTEDRQSARWGEAHQELPDNPERFSGHTLVLGCEEFTAGRHCWEVTVGTDNIWAVGVARKTVKRKGLDCFSPEAGIWGLGQLDSKPRSARCSLPLPGPKLKRFRVTVNYAGRRILFFDCDTGDLVKSFTKAEFSGDPLLPIFCVGPETYLELHPVTH; encoded by the exons ATGGCTGATGAGAGGTACAGGAAGAGGATCCGAAAGGAAGTCACCTGCTCCGTCTGCCTCGAGTACTTTACTCGTCCGGTGGAACTGGGCTGCAGGCACAACTTCTGCGAAAGATGCATCTTGAGATGCTGGGAGGAGTCTGGTGAGGAAACCAGGTGCCCCGAGTGCAGAAAGTCTGTAGAAAAGGATTTCAAGAGAAACAGGCTTCTCACAAATATGGTCGGAATCATGAGTGAGTGGGATCATTCTGAGGAGAGAGAGGCTCAAAGGAGGCGCTCAGAATGTCAGAGGCACCAGAAGACCCTGGACCTCTATTGCCGGGACGACGAAGTCCTCTTCTGCAGGGAGTGTGACGCATCCCAAGGGCACAGCGGCCATAGGGTGATTCCTGTGGCGGAAGCCGTCCAAGACTACAAG gATCAGCTCTTCAAGTGCCTGGAGACTCTGAACGAGGAGAAGGCAAAAATTGAGGCGAACAAAGCAAGAACAAGTAGCGAAAGTGATTTCTTAGTT AAAAAAGTAATGTACGATAGGCGGAAAATGAAGGGCGAATTAAAGCAACTTCGTTCATTTCTGGGAAAATGGGAAAACCAGCAGCTGAAGGAGATGGAAGAGGTGGAGACGCAGATTGTGACGAAAACGCATGACCAGCTGGCCAAGCTCTCCAGAGAACTCTGCTCTCTTCAAAGTGTCATCCAGGAGCTGGAGGAGAAGCTTCAGCAGCCCCCCAGTGAACTCCTGCAG GATATTAGAACCACTTTGCACAG GCATGAGGGGAGACAGACGTTTGAGGCTCCCAACATTTTCCCTCCTGAATTGCTGTGGAAAGTTTGGGACTTCCGTGATATAAATTCCTTTCTGGAAGCTGTTGTAGAGCAGTTCAAAG CAAGTGTAACTCTGGACCCCGCCACCGCTCATCCCCACCTGACCCTGACTGAGGATCGTCAAAGTGCGAGGTGGGGAGAGGCACATCAAGAGCTGCCGGACAATCCAGAGAGATTCAGTGGACATACCTTGGTGCTGGGGTGTGAGGAGTTTACAGCAGGGAGGCACTGCTGGGAAGTCACCGTAGGAACTGACAACATCTGGGCTGTGGGGGTCGCCAGGAAGACTGTGAAGAGAAAGGGCTTGGACTGCTTTAGCCCTGAGGCAGGCATCTGGGGACTTGGGCAGCTGGATAGCAAGCCCAGGTCTGCCCGCTGCTCTCTGCCGCTTCCTGGTCCGAAGCTGAAAAGATTCCGGGTGACTGTTAACTATGCAGGGCGCCGAATTCTCTTTTTTGATTGTGATACAGGAGATTTAGTCAAGTCCTTTACAAAGGCTGAATTCTCTGGGGATCCCCTTCTGCCCATCTTTTGCGTGGGGCCAGAAACCTACCTTGAACTGCACCCGGTGACACACTAG
- the LOC117042414 gene encoding E3 ubiquitin-protein ligase TRIM7-like, with amino-acid sequence MAEERYRKRIRKEVTCSICLGYFTRPVELDCKHNFCEGCILRCWEESGEETRCPECRKSVEKDFKRNRLLTNMAEIVSEWDHSEEREAQRRRSECQRHQRALDLFCLYDEVLFCDECDESLRRSPHTGHSVVPVEEAAEDYRDQLFKCLKTLNEERAKIEANKASTSSKSEVLVQLKQMEEVETEIVRKTNEHLAKLSRELDSLQNTFREVVEKVKQPPSEFLQDIRSTLQRYQGRQTFEAPNIFPPEYLSKVWDFRDMNPFVEAAVEQFKGNGCKNVMLDFELVQMEVDEKLKVSFVMLGEPEKIELEGTLTSGLPLQKATVTLDPATAHPQLILSEDRRSARWGQAHQELPDNPNRFDTHTFVLGCEEFTAGRHCWEVTMETAGEWGVGVARKSVRRKGMFYYWFINNEGIWGLGQLDSEPRSACWSPPLPGPKLKRFRVTVNYAGRLIAFFDADTGDLLKSFTKAEFSGESLLPIFCVGPETYLELHPVTP; translated from the exons ATGGCTGAGGAGAGGTACAGGAAGCGGATCCGAAAGGAAGTCACCTGCTCCATCTGCCTCGGTTACTTTACTCGTCCGGTGGAACTGGACTGCAAGCACAACTTCTGTGAAGGATGCATCTTGAGATGCTGGGAGGAGTCTGGTGAGGAAACCAGGTGCCCCGAGTGCAGAAAGTCTGTAGAAAAGGATTTCAAGAGAAACAGGCTTCTCACAAATATGGCTGAAATCGTCAGTGAGTGGGATCATTCTGAGGAGAGAGAGGCTCAAAGGAGGCGCTCGGAATGTCAGAGGCACCAGAGGGCCCTGGATCTCTTTTGCCTGTACGACGAAGTCCTCTTCTGCGACGAGTGTGACGAATCCCTAAGGCGCAGCCCCCACACTGGCCACAGCGTGGTTCCTGTGGAAGAAGCTGCCGAAGATTACAGG GATCAGCTCTTCAAGTGCCTGAAGACTCTGAATGAGGAGAGGGCAAAAATTGAGGCGAACAAAGCAAGCACATCTAGCAAAAGTGAAGTCTTGGTT CAGCTGAAGCAGATGGAAGAGGTGGAGACTGAGATTGTGAGGAAAACGAATGAGCACCTGGCCAAGCTCTCCAGAGAACTCGACTCTCTTCAAAATACCTTCCGGGAGGTGGTGGAGAAGGTTAAGCAGCCCCCCAGTGAATTCCTGCAG GATATTAGAAGCACTTTGCAGAG GTATCAGGGGAGACAGACATTTGAGGCCCCCAACATTTTCCCTCCTGAATATCTGTCGAAGGTTTGGGACTTCCGTGATATGAATCCCTTTGTGGAAGCTGCCGTAGAGCAGTTCAAAGGTAATGGCTGCAAGAATGTCATGCTGGATTTTGAATTGGTGCAGATGGAGGTTGACGAAAAGCTCAAGGTGTCCTTTGTAATGCTGGGAGAGCCTGAAAAAATTGAACTTGAGG GCACTCTAACATCAGGACTCCCTCTGCAGAAAG CAACTGTAACTCTCGACCCGGCCACCGCTCATCCCCAACTGATCCTGTCCGAGGATCGTCGAAGTGCGAGGTGGGGACAGGCACATCAAGAGCTTCCGGACAATCCCAACAGATTTGACACACATACCTTCGTGCTGGGGTGTGAGGAGTTTACAGCAGGGAGGCACTGCTGGGAAGTCACCATGGAAACTGCGggtgaatggggggtgggggttgccagGAAGTCTGTGAGGAGAAAGGGCATGTTCTACTATTGGTTTATCAATAATGAAGGCATCTGGGGACTTGGTCAGCTGGATAGCGAGCCCAGGTCTGCTTGCTGGTCTCCGCCACTTCCTGGTCCGAAGCTGAAGAGGTTCCGGGTGACTGTTAACTATGCAGGGCGCCTAATTGCCTTTTTTGATGCTGATACAGGAGATTTACTCAAGTCCTTTACAAAGGCTGAATTCTCTGGGGAGTCACTTCTGCCCATCTTTTGCGTGGGGCCAGAAACCTACCTTGAGCTGCACCCAGTGACACCCTAG